Proteins encoded within one genomic window of Micromonospora halotolerans:
- the obgE gene encoding GTPase ObgE: MTTFVDRVVLHMQAGDGGHGCVSIHREKFKPFGGPDGGNGGHGGSVSLVVDPQVTTLLDFHFRPHMKAENGKGGAGSNRDGANGHDLIIKVPNGTVVQTLDGEVLADLVGVGTTFEAARGGRGGRGNASLANARRKAPGFAELGEPGDRLDVVLELKSVADVGLVGFPSAGKSSLISVISAAKPKIADYPFTTLVPNLGVVRVDNHTFTVADVPGLIPGAATGRGLGLEFLRHVERCAVLVHVVDTATLEPGRDPLADIDAIESELTQYGGLADRPRLVALNKIDVPDGRDLADIVRPDLEARGFRVFDVSTATREGLRELMYAMAELVDQSRRAAPPAEPTRIVIRPKAVDDAGFTIEAEDDGSFTVRGSRPERWVKQTNFDNDEAVGFLADRLARLGVEEKLAKAGAQAGDLVRIGDREFDWQPTLYAGVDFVPGNRGTDVRLEDKTTRASAAERLAARKARRVRPEDEVAAAPQDDADDEDWE, from the coding sequence GTGACGACGTTCGTTGACCGGGTCGTCCTGCACATGCAGGCCGGCGACGGCGGGCACGGCTGTGTCTCCATCCACCGGGAGAAGTTCAAGCCCTTCGGCGGGCCCGACGGCGGCAACGGTGGGCACGGCGGCAGCGTGTCGCTGGTCGTCGACCCGCAGGTGACCACGCTGCTGGACTTCCACTTCCGCCCGCACATGAAGGCCGAGAACGGCAAGGGCGGGGCGGGTTCGAACCGGGACGGCGCCAACGGCCACGACCTGATCATCAAGGTGCCCAACGGCACGGTGGTGCAGACCCTCGACGGCGAGGTGCTGGCCGACCTGGTCGGCGTGGGCACCACCTTCGAGGCGGCCCGGGGCGGGCGCGGCGGCCGGGGCAACGCCTCGCTGGCGAACGCCCGGCGCAAGGCCCCCGGCTTCGCCGAGCTGGGCGAGCCCGGGGACCGGCTCGACGTGGTGCTGGAGCTGAAGAGCGTCGCCGACGTGGGCCTGGTGGGTTTCCCGTCCGCCGGCAAGTCCTCGCTGATCTCGGTGATCTCCGCGGCCAAGCCGAAGATCGCCGACTACCCGTTCACCACCCTCGTGCCCAACCTGGGCGTCGTGCGGGTGGACAACCACACCTTCACGGTCGCCGACGTGCCGGGGCTGATCCCGGGCGCGGCCACGGGCCGGGGGCTGGGCCTGGAGTTCCTCCGCCACGTCGAGCGCTGCGCCGTGCTGGTGCACGTGGTCGACACGGCGACGCTGGAGCCGGGCCGGGACCCGCTGGCCGACATCGACGCCATCGAGTCCGAGCTGACCCAGTACGGCGGTCTGGCCGACCGGCCCCGCCTCGTGGCGCTCAACAAGATCGACGTGCCGGACGGGCGGGACCTCGCCGACATCGTCCGGCCCGACCTGGAGGCCCGCGGCTTCCGGGTGTTCGACGTCTCCACCGCCACCCGGGAAGGGCTGCGGGAGCTGATGTACGCGATGGCCGAGCTGGTCGACCAGTCGCGCCGCGCCGCGCCGCCGGCCGAGCCGACCCGGATCGTGATCCGCCCGAAGGCGGTCGACGACGCCGGCTTCACCATCGAGGCCGAGGACGACGGGTCCTTCACCGTCCGGGGCAGCCGCCCGGAGCGCTGGGTCAAGCAGACGAACTTCGACAACGACGAGGCGGTGGGCTTCCTGGCCGACCGGCTGGCCCGCCTCGGCGTGGAGGAGAAGCTGGCCAAGGCCGGCGCCCAGGCGGGCGACCTGGTCCGGATCGGCGACCGGGAGTTCGACTGGCAGCCCACCCTCTACGCCGGCGTCGACTTCGTCCCGGGCAACCGGGGCACCGACGTCCGGCTGGAGGACAAGACGACCCGGGCGTCCGCCGCGGAGCGGCTGGCCGCCCGCAAGGCGCGCCGGGTGCGCCCGGAGGACGAGGTGGCGGCCGCACCGCAGGACGACGCCGACGACGAGGACTGGGAGTAG
- a CDS encoding GNAT family N-acetyltransferase → MLIESRPATDPEIAALVAAQQRELREADGGLDGQATVTHDDIRYLAVVEGGRAVACGGLQALDAHTGELKRMYVRPAYRGRGIARQLLAALEELAFRQGHTTVCLETGSYLPAAIGLYRSCGYRPVPVYGEYVDNPYSVCFAKRFPVAA, encoded by the coding sequence ATGCTGATCGAATCCCGTCCCGCCACCGATCCGGAGATCGCCGCTCTGGTCGCCGCGCAGCAGCGGGAGCTGCGCGAGGCCGACGGCGGCCTGGACGGGCAGGCGACGGTCACCCACGACGACATCCGCTACCTCGCGGTGGTCGAGGGCGGCCGGGCGGTCGCCTGCGGCGGCCTCCAGGCCCTCGACGCCCACACCGGCGAGCTGAAGCGGATGTACGTCCGGCCGGCGTACCGGGGGCGGGGGATCGCCCGGCAGTTGCTGGCCGCGCTGGAGGAACTGGCCTTCCGGCAGGGGCACACCACCGTGTGCCTGGAGACCGGCAGCTATCTGCCGGCCGCCATCGGCCTCTACCGGTCCTGCGGCTACCGGCCCGTCCCGGTGTACGGCGAGTACGTCGACAACCCGTACAGCGTCTGCTTCGCCAAGCGGTTCCCGGTCGCCGCCTGA
- a CDS encoding DUF4383 domain-containing protein translates to MARDVRGRAAARSRPPIQKVALAVAAVFVLIGVLGFVPGFTTHYGDLEFAGHHSEAKLIGLFQVSILHNLLHLLFGLLGLVLARRVAGARLFLAGGGAAYLGLWLYGFAIDRETAANFVPFNDADNWLHLFLGFGMLALGLLLNNDVGTGGRPDTALDRP, encoded by the coding sequence ATGGCACGTGACGTGCGCGGACGCGCCGCGGCCCGGTCCCGGCCGCCGATCCAGAAGGTCGCGCTCGCGGTGGCCGCCGTCTTCGTGCTGATCGGTGTGCTCGGCTTCGTTCCCGGCTTCACCACCCACTACGGCGACCTGGAGTTCGCCGGCCACCACTCGGAGGCCAAGCTCATCGGCCTGTTCCAGGTGTCGATCCTGCACAACCTGCTGCACCTGCTCTTCGGGCTGCTCGGCCTCGTGCTGGCCCGCCGGGTCGCCGGGGCGCGGCTGTTCCTGGCCGGCGGCGGCGCCGCCTACCTGGGCCTCTGGCTGTACGGCTTCGCCATCGACCGGGAGACCGCGGCCAACTTCGTGCCGTTCAACGACGCCGACAACTGGCTGCACCTCTTCCTCGGCTTCGGCATGCTCGCGCTGGGTCTGCTGCTCAACAACGACGTGGGCACCGGCGGGCGGCCGGACACGGCCCTCGACCGGCCCTGA
- a CDS encoding DUF6766 family protein, which yields MPRFLRDNALTVAMLGAFVIFLLLQSVFGWQVHNEELAEYGAAPLSWWAYLGTGHFAEAVFENWESEFLQMGGYVLLTAYLVQKGSAESKPEGQTDRPDDDPRHGTPDSPWPVRAGGLPLVVYRNSLSIALFMIFAGSFLGHLFGGVAAYNEEQALQSGAAPVSAWQFLGTSDFWFQSMQNWQSEFLAVGALILLSIVLRQHASPESKPVTAAHAETGA from the coding sequence ATGCCACGGTTTCTACGCGACAACGCGCTCACGGTCGCCATGCTCGGCGCGTTCGTGATCTTCCTGCTGTTGCAGAGCGTGTTCGGCTGGCAGGTGCACAACGAGGAGCTGGCCGAGTACGGCGCCGCGCCGTTGAGCTGGTGGGCGTACCTGGGCACCGGGCACTTCGCCGAGGCGGTCTTCGAGAACTGGGAGTCCGAGTTCCTCCAGATGGGCGGCTACGTGCTGCTCACCGCGTACCTGGTGCAGAAGGGCTCGGCCGAGTCGAAGCCGGAGGGCCAGACGGACCGGCCCGACGACGACCCGAGGCACGGGACCCCGGACTCCCCGTGGCCGGTGCGGGCCGGCGGCCTGCCGCTGGTGGTCTACCGGAACAGCCTCTCGATCGCGCTGTTCATGATCTTCGCGGGCTCGTTCCTCGGGCACCTGTTCGGCGGGGTGGCCGCCTACAACGAGGAGCAGGCGCTGCAGAGCGGGGCCGCTCCCGTCAGCGCCTGGCAGTTCCTCGGCACCAGCGACTTCTGGTTCCAGTCGATGCAGAACTGGCAGAGCGAGTTCCTCGCCGTGGGCGCGCTCATCCTGCTCAGCATCGTGCTCCGGCAGCACGCCAGCCCCGAGTCCAAGCCGGTCACCGCGGCCCACGCCGAGACCGGCGCGTAG